One region of Glycine max cultivar Williams 82 chromosome 9, Glycine_max_v4.0, whole genome shotgun sequence genomic DNA includes:
- the LOC100787510 gene encoding fe-S cluster assembly factor HCF101, chloroplastic, which translates to MQVLHAPSSPHFSIQTSKAPQLTWGLLPSVSVNSSPFSALHFSLHSQRDQRLLWSHKRVTSRAASVEVGDSSVSTGTAEDDVLKALSQIIDPDFGTDIVTCGFVKDLHIDKALGEVSFRLELTTPACPIKDVFEQKANEVVAMLPWVKNVKVTMSAQPARPIYAEQLPAGLQTISNIVAVSSCKGGVGKSTVAVNLAYTLADMGARVGIFDADVYGPSLPTMVSPENRLLVMNPEKKTIIPTEYLGVKLISFGFAGQGRAIMRGPMVSGVIDQLLTTTEWGELDYLIIDMPPGTGDIQLTLCQVVPLTAAVIVTTPQKLSFIDVAKGVRMFSKLKVPCVAVVENMCHFDADGKRYYPFGRGSGSQVVQQFGIPHLFDLPIRPTLSASGDSGMPEVVADPQGEVSKIFQNLGVCVVQQCAKIRQQVSTAVTYDKSIKAIKVKVPDSKEEFFLHPATVRRNDRSAQSVDEWTGEQKLQYSDIPEDIEPEEIRPMGNYAVSITWPDGFSQIAPYDQLQMIERLVDVFEPSVQA; encoded by the exons ATGCAAGTTCTTCATGCTCCATCTTCTCCACACTTCTCTATCCAAACCTCAAAAGCACCACAACTAACATGGG GTTTGCTTCCTTCTGTGAGTGTAAACTCTTCACCTTTTTCAgcccttcatttttctcttcactCCCAAAGGGACCAGCGTTTATTATGGAGCCATAAAAGGGTCACCTCCAGAGCTGCTTCTGTTGAAG TTGGGGATTCTTCAGTATCAACTGGAACGGCTGAGGATGATGTGTTGAAAGCCTTGTCTCAGATCATTGATCCAGACTTTGGAACAGATATTGTTACATGTGGATTTGTGAAAGACCTGCATATTGATAAAGCTCTAGGAGAG GTATCGTTTCGGTTAGAGCTCACTACACCAGCATGTCCAATCAAGGACGTG TTTGAGCAGAAGGCAAATGAAGTGGTGGCAATGCTCCCTTGGGTCAAGAATGTAAAAGTTACAATGTCTGCACAACCAGCTAGACCCATATATGCCGAGCAACTTCCAGCAGGTCTACAGACAATTTCAAATATTGTGGCTGTGTCCAGTTGCAAG GGGGGCGTGGGAAAATCAACTGTAGCAGTAAACCTTGCTTACACTTTGGCTGATATGGGTGCTAGAGTTGGTATATTTGATGCTGATGTTTATGGTCCAAGCTTACCAACTATGGTCTCTCCTGAAAACCGACTGTTAGTAATG AATCCAGAGAAGAAGACCATAATTCCAACTGAATACTTGGGAGTGAAGTTGATCTCTTTTGGATTTGCTGGACAAGGACGTGCAATAATGCGTGGCCCCATGGTTTCTGGAGTCATTGATCAACTTCTGACTACTACTGAGTG GGGTGAGCTGGATTACCTCATTATTGACATGCCTCCTGGAACTGGAGATATTCAACTCACATTATGCCAG GTAGTTCCATTAACTGCTGCTGTAATTGTTACCACTCCTCAAAAGCTGTCGTTCATTGATGTTGCAAAAGGAGTTCGGATGTTTTCAAAACTTAAG GTGCCTTGTGTTGCTGTTGTGGAGAATATGTGTCATTTTGATGCTGATGGAAAACGATATTACCCATTTGGCAGAGGTTCAGGTTCTCAG GTTGTTCAGCAGTTTGGAATACCTCATCTATTTGATCTCCCTATTAGACCAACT CTCTCTGCTTCTGGAGACAGTGGAATGCCTGAAGTGGTAGCTGATCCTCAAGGTGAAGTTTCCAAGATATTCCAAAATCTAGGAGTATGTGTTGTTCAGCAGTGTGCCAAAATACGCCAACAAG TTTCAACTGCGGTCACCTATGATAAATCAATCAAGGCAATCAAAGTGAAGGTACCAGATTCAAAGGAAGAATTCTTTCTGCATCCTGCAACAGTGAGACGGAATGATCGCTCTGCTCAAAGTGTG gATGAATGGACGGGGGAGCAGAAATTGCAGTACAGTGATATTCCTGAAGATATTGAACCTGAAGAAATTCGACCAATGGGAAATTATGCAGTTTCAATAACTTGGCCTGATGGGTTTAGTCAG ATTGCTCCTTATGATCAATTGCAGATGATTGAACGGCTAGTTGATGTTTTTGAACCAAGTGTACAAGCATGA